The Elusimicrobiota bacterium genome includes the window GTAATAATAGTCAAGGAGTTTAATTTTATACCATGAAAAAAATTGACTTAACTTTCGGATGGAAGTTTATCGGAGTTGACCACCAACCCGTTCCCTCAGCGGAACTAAAAATTCCAACCTCAACTGAAACTGGGTGGGAGGATATCTCAGTTCCCGGGGATGTTAATGCCGCGCTTGTGAACCTCAATAAAATGCCGGATCCTCACCAGGATGATAATAGTCTTAAATGTTATTGGGTTACCTCCAAAGACTGGTGGTACAAAAAAGTGTTTGACCTTTCCTCCACGGATATTCACGCAGGGAATACTGACCTGTGTTTCAACAATATCGACGGAACTGCGGAGGTGTGGTTGAATAATAAATTGTTGGGTACTGCCAAAAACTCATTCCGGAAGTACAGGTTTAACATCAAGGGTTTGCTTAATGAAAAAAAGAATGAGTTGTGTTTGCGGTTCCATTCAATTGATGCGTTAATGGGCGGGAAGCGTATTGACGATTGCCGCGGGTGGGGTACACGCCGTGCATGGGTACGGAAGCCGCAGTTTAATTTTGGGTGGGACTGGGCGTTGCCGTTACCGTCTATAGGTATAGGCGGTGATGTGTGGCTTGAGTATCAAAATGAACAGCGGTTGGTTGATTTTTCAGTGCAAACGTTTACTACAGGACGCGTAGATTTTGGGTTTGAGGTTACCAAACTTGTGAAAGAAAAGGGGTATGATGTCCGGGTTACTTTCGAAGGGTATGGCGTAAATGTTGTGGAATCCATTACCCGTAAATGTTTTAAGTCGTACCTGAGTTTGGATATTCCGGACCCGCGGGTATGGTGGCCTATAGGATATGGAGAAAGTTGTCTATACAATTATACCGTTGAACTTCTCACCGGCGGGGTGGTGGTTGATACACGTAAGGGAAAAGTTGGTTTCCGTGAATGTAATATCTATGAACGGCCGTTTACTAAATCCGCAGGGCCGGGGTATTCGTTTGAGATACAGGTAAATGGGGTAACAGTTTTTTGTAAAGGTGTTAACTGGGTGCCTCTGGAACTATGGCCGGCAATGGCTACTCATGAACAGGCGGAGTTTTATCTCAGAAAAATGCGGGATGCGGGGTTAAACATTATCCGCGTGTGGGGCGGCGGGATTTATGAACCGGACTATTTCTATGATCTCTGCGATGAACTTGGGATTATGGTATGGCAGGATTTTATGTTCGCAAGTTCCGGGTATCCCGTAAATTATTTACGTGATGAAATTATTGCTGAAGCGAATTATCAGATACGGCGGTTGAGAAACCATAGTTCGATAGTTCTATGGTGCGGGTGTAATGAAGATGTATACTCCTGGGGTTATCCCGGGCAGCAGGTGGATAAACAAGTTGATGATACTGTTGATACAACCGTTGATGTTCATTCCTCAGGGGTGGCTGAGGTTACTAAATTGCAAAGGATCAAGTGGGATCCTGAACTTTATACGATGCTGCTGCGCGGGTTGGTGAGTAAACACGGGCTTAATGTGCCGTATATTGAATCCAGCCCGCAATCAAGGGATGATGCGGGTAACCTGCCAAACTCAGGGAATGCGCATATTTCGTGTTGGAAGTATGCGTTGTTTACTGTTGCGCATGACACGTCACAGTTTCGTAAACATTTTGAGCAGGTATGCTCGTTTGATTCTGAGTTTTGCATCCAGGGGCCATGCAGTGTTGAGGCGTTCAAAAAGTTTTTGTCGCTATCCCACCACTGGCCGCC containing:
- a CDS encoding glycoside hydrolase family 2 protein, which encodes MKKIDLTFGWKFIGVDHQPVPSAELKIPTSTETGWEDISVPGDVNAALVNLNKMPDPHQDDNSLKCYWVTSKDWWYKKVFDLSSTDIHAGNTDLCFNNIDGTAEVWLNNKLLGTAKNSFRKYRFNIKGLLNEKKNELCLRFHSIDALMGGKRIDDCRGWGTRRAWVRKPQFNFGWDWALPLPSIGIGGDVWLEYQNEQRLVDFSVQTFTTGRVDFGFEVTKLVKEKGYDVRVTFEGYGVNVVESITRKCFKSYLSLDIPDPRVWWPIGYGESCLYNYTVELLTGGVVVDTRKGKVGFRECNIYERPFTKSAGPGYSFEIQVNGVTVFCKGVNWVPLELWPAMATHEQAEFYLRKMRDAGLNIIRVWGGGIYEPDYFYDLCDELGIMVWQDFMFASSGYPVNYLRDEIIAEANYQIRRLRNHSSIVLWCGCNEDVYSWGYPGQQVDKQVDDTVDTTVDVHSSGVAEVTKLQRIKWDPELYTMLLRGLVSKHGLNVPYIESSPQSRDDAGNLPNSGNAHISCWKYALFTVAHDTSQFRKHFEQVCSFDSEFCIQGPCSVEAFKKFLSLSHHWPPDDVWTIHIQRGHKNLTHHEQTMLIANGIFGEVNSLEKYVKYGQAVHVEMMRAEYEAARHDRPNSGGTMVWQYNDCWPTSNWSIIDYYRTPKPSYYSAKRACMPILPIIFERRGVIDFSIGNDTLNKVVVTVEYGQETFDGVKIWNREKKVVINENSTKIVDKVARKKVEVDNDSYFYIHAMTEDGRQFEKIAFFPDGWKNIEWPAEPNIKPEIIEQKQVNNGWVTKFKIKADTFVRLCHLKVKDEDTAWWSDNYYDLPSGCEKVVEVFTGNKVGISSILIGHWLGEWY